A single window of Gopherus flavomarginatus isolate rGopFla2 chromosome 15, rGopFla2.mat.asm, whole genome shotgun sequence DNA harbors:
- the SNRNP35 gene encoding U11/U12 small nuclear ribonucleoprotein 35 kDa protein translates to MNEWAPIAKEYDPLKAGSIDGTDEEPHDRAIWRAMLARYVPNKGVTGDPHLTLFVSRLNLQTTEEKLKEAFSRYGDIRKIRLVRDLVTGFSKGYAFIEYKEERALLKAHRDANRLVIDQHEIFVDFELERTLKGWIPRRLGGGFGGKKESGQLRFGGRDRPFRKPINLPTMKSDFYGEGPVEKRERSWSREGVRDWRARDRDSERNRDKRWLERERSWAWGESNRERERDSKEERSRGRDRKDRERKDRERDRSRERDPKKQRDDDKHR, encoded by the coding sequence ATGAACGAGTGGGCGCCCATAGCGAAAGAGTATGACCCCCTTAAAGCAGGGAGCATTGATGGCACAGATGAAGAGCCCCATGACCGTGCCATATGGAGGGCCATGTTGGCACGGTACGTACCCAATAAGGGGGTTACGGGAGATCCCCACCTCACTCTGTTTGTATCAAGACTGAATTTACAAACCACAGAGGAGAAGCTGAAGGAAGCCTTTTCCAGGTATGGAGACATTAGGAAGATTCGTCTGGTTAGAGACTTGGTCACGGGTTTTTCCAAGGGCTATGCGTTTATAGAGTACAAAGAGGAACGCGCGCTCCTGAAAGCCCATAGAGATGCCAACAGGCTGGTTATTGACCAGCATGAGATATTTGTGGATTTCGAGCTGGAAAGGACCCTCAAAGGATGGATCCCTCGGAGACTTGGAGGTGGTTTTGGAGGCAAGAAGGAATCCGGGCAGCTGCGGTTTGGAGGGCGGGACAGGCCTTTCCGAAAGCCCATCAATTTGCCAACTATGAAAAGCGACTTCTATGGAGAGGGGCCAGTGGAGAAAAGAGAAAGGAGCTGGTCTCGTGAGGGAGTGAGGGACTGGAGAGCGAGGGACCGAGACTCCGAAAGGAATCGAGACAAGAGATGGCTGGAAAGGGAGCGATCATGGGCTTGGGGTGAAAGCAACCGGGAGAGAGAGCgggattccaaagaggaaaggagcagaggaagagaccggaaggacagagagagaaaagacagggAAAGAGACCggagcagggagagagacccTAAGAAGCAGAGAGATGATGACAAACATCGGTAG
- the RILPL2 gene encoding RILP-like protein 2, which yields MQDHQHQEEGEEKEEPGPESAFEKSPFQLTAEDVYDISYLVGREILKISSEPQGEVPIRVAQLQFKIVRILEMLEALVNESNLTVEELKMERDNLKKEVEGLRKEVPRGNAEQLSLGPDKMIIDLTDPNRPRFTLQELRDVLQERNQLKAQLIIAQEELQCYKSGTISQKEDQAGPMEKESTVCSSSGSSKSNEETTIIKRLFSFKYGKRI from the exons ATGCAGGATCATCAGCAccaagaggagggagaagagaaggaggagcCTGGCCCTGAAAGTGCCTTTGAGAAGAGCCCCTTCCAGCTGACGGCAGAGGATGTCTATGACATTTCCTACCTGGTGGGCAGGGAGATCCTGAAAATAAGCAGCGAGCCCCAGGGGGAGGTGCCCATCAGGGTTGCCCAGTTGCAGTTCAAGATAGTGAGGATTCTGGAAATGCTGGAAGCTTTGGTGAATGAGAGTAACCTGACTGTGGAGGAGCTGAAGATGGAAAGAGACAATCTCAAAAAGGAGGTGGAGGGACTGAGAAAGGAGGTTCCCCGAGGGAATGCAGAGCAG CTGAGCCTTGGACCAGACAAAATGATAATAGATCTCACAGATCCAAATCGTCCACGGTTCACGTTGCAGGAGTTGAGAGATGTGCTGCAGGAACGTAACCAGCTGAAAGCACAACTGATTATTGCACAAGAGGAGCTACAGTGCTATAAGAG TGGCACCATTTCACAGAAGGAGGACCAAGCTGGGCCAATGGAAAAGGAATCCACTGTCTGCAGTTCTTCTGGCTCAAGCAAATCTAACGAAGAGACAACAATCATAAAGCGTCT GTTCTCTTTTAAATATGGAAAACGAATATGA